TGTCGGCATCCATGTTTTCAATAACATAGTCTGGGTCTAAATTGCAGAAAAGGGCGATTTTATCTTTCATGTCTCTGGAAATTGGTTGCTCGGTCCGACAAACCACCATGTCTGGCTGGATCCCAATGCTGCGAAGTTCTTTTACGCTGTGCTGGGTGGGTTTGGTTTTTAGTTCTCCGGCTTTTCCCAGGTAGGGAACCAAGGTGACATGCATATACATGACGTTTTCTCGCCCGACTTCGTGTTTTACCTGTCGGATGGCTTCCAGAAAAGGTAAGCTTTCGATATCGCCGACGGTACCGCCAACTTCCGTAATCACTACATCTGGATGACTATCACTGCCAAGGCGATAAATGCGGTCTTTTATTTCATTCGTAATATGGGGAATTACCTGTACGGTCCCTCCTAGGTAATCGCCTTTTCGTTCTTTGTTAATCACTGACCAGTATACTTTTCCAGAAGTAACGGAGCTGTATTTGCTGAGGTTGATGTCGATGAATCGTTCATAATGGCCGAGGTCCAGATCTGTTTCGGCTCCATCGTCGGTGACAAAAACTTCTCCATGCTGATAGGGACTCATGGTTCCCGGGTCGATATTGATATAGGGGTCGAACTTCTGGATGGTTACTTTCATGCCTCTGCTTTTCAGTAATTGGCCAAGAGATGCAGCGGTGATGCCTTTTCCGAGAGAGGATACAACTCCGCCGGTTATAAAGATATATTTTGTCATTAGGATCTTCCTTTCGGGTTAATTATAAATTAAGGTGAAAAGTGGAAAGTGGAAGGCGGAAGATGATTTATATTTTTTCTACTTTCTGCTTTCTGCTTTCTGCTTTTTCAATTGATTTTCACTGGTTTTGCGTTTTCGTGAGAGCTTCGTTGTCCTTTCAAATAGTTAACAGCTGTTTTTAACTGAAGGTCTTGTTCTGGAGCGATCAACCACTGTTGAAACGCTCGGTTGAGACGCCGCTGGGTTGAGAAGTCTAAAACGCCGTAGCTAAAGATGCCTTGGGATCGTTGAAAATTAGCAACGGCTGTCTGGGTGGAGGAGCCAAAGATACCCTCTGGGTCTTCAATCGCATATCCCAGTAACTGTAGGCGTTGCTGAGCTGCCAGCACATCTTCGCCCTCGTCCTGTAGGCTTAATCGACGTTCTCCTCCTAAGGGTTTGATGTCTTCCAATTGGATCGAGGGGTGAAAGCGTTGCAAATCAATGTCCGGATAGATTCCTTCTCCATCAATGGCTCTTTTGAACGGACTGAAGTAGGCGGCTTCCGTCAGTTTGAACCCGCCGCCGGAAGGCAGGGGATAAAGTCTTTGAACAGAGCCTTTTCCGTAGGTTGGCTGGCCAATAATAATCCCGTTGGCTCTTTCCTTAAAGGCGGCCGCAAAGATTTCGGCCGCACTGGCGGTTCCTTCGTTGACAAGCACTACAGCGGTTTCGTAGGGGAGATCATCGTTAAAGGATGAGTAGGTTATTTCTCCTTCCCGATAAAGCACATGGGTGATGGGCCCGGGGGGAATCAGTAAACGACTGAAGCTTATTCCTTCATTTAGCAGTCCTCCCGGATTGTTTCTAAGGTCTATCACTAGCTTGCTTATGCCGGCTTCCTGAAAATCTTCCAGGATTTTCTTGGTAGTCCTGGTCGTATCTTCATTAAACTGACGAACTTCCAGATAGCCAATTTCTTCTTCAATAATCTGTGCATCGACACTAGATACCTGAATACTTTGACGGGTGATTTCAAATTCTATGATTTCCTCCTGACCAGAACGTCGAATTCCCAGTACCACAGTAGATCCTTTCGGGCCTTTGATTCGCCGGACAACCTGGTCCAGCGAAAGGGGGGCTGTCGGCATTCCATCAACGGCAACAATACGATCTCTTGCCAAAATGCCTGCTTCGAAGGCAGGGCTGTCGGGGATGGTTTCTGATACAATCACATCTCCGTTTTCCCTAAAAATATAAATGCCTACTCCTTCAAATGCTCCCTGAAATCCTTCGACCAGTTCTTTCATTTGTTGAGCTGAAAGGTAGTAGCTGTTTTCATCCAACAGATTTTCCAGGTTTTCCGGGGTGATGGTTTCCAGTTTTTTCGGTTCTATCGGGGTGACATAGTTGTGAAGTATGGCCTCCCGGATAATGCTGTGATCCTGCGCCGGTATGCTTTCTGTGGCGGAAAATGCAAAAACGCTGAAGAATAGCAGCAGCGTTAAGGTTAGGGTCAGCTTTCTGATGAGTGGTTTCACCGGTTTCACATCCTGTTCTTGAAATCTTTGGGATAAAATATCTATCTAACCATTATACGATATGAAAGGCATCATGACAATTATATCCGAAGGAAATTATGAAAAGGGACGGAAAATTTTCCGTCCCTTTTCAATCTTAGGTGCTTTAGAAATTTCAATAGTGATTTTTTCTTCTGCCGTATGATAAACAAATTACCTAAAAATTAAGGATTCGTTCTCGATAATCATAACGTAGGTCTTGTCGGAGGTAGTCAATAAAGTCGTTTAGTAAAATGGCGGTGTCGGCTTTGGTTAACTGGCGTTGTGGTTGAAAGTAGCCGCTTTGATCTGTGATTAGGCCTAATTCGCCGGCTAGATAGGCGGCGTCCCTTGCCCAAAGTGGAATCTGGGCGTCGTCCAGGTAGCCGGTACCGTATTGTTGGATGGGGGCTAGATGTTGGAATCCTAAAGCTTTGATCAGAATAGTAACGGCTTCTGCCCGGGTGATGGTACCGTCTGGATCAAACCGGTTTTGATCTACGCCGGCCATTAGGTTGTTATGATAAGCGGATTCAATATAGGGTCTGTAGGGATGTTCTTCTCCCACATCGGCAAAAAGGGTTTCTTCTCTGGTAGCTCTCTGGAAGGAAGGCCTTCTCTCCGGTTCATGTTTTTGTTCTGCGTGGCCGGTAGCAACGGTTAACGCTCTGGCAAACTCGGCACGGCTGATGGGCAGGTCTGGGCCGAAGGTTTCTACCTGTGCCGGAAATGCGTTAAGGCTGGCCAGGAAACGGATAGGTTCTTCTGCTCCATGGCCGTTGGTATCTCTCATTTGTGGAATGCTTAGCATTTCGTTGGTTGGGTTGCTGTCCAGAGTAAAACTGTCGGTTCCCAGGTTTCGTTGTCGATTAGGGATTCCGTCGGCACTAAAACGTGGGAGATCATAGCTGACTTTCAGAACGTTTTCTTCCTGTTCTGTCAAGCGATAAGCGCCTCGAAAACTGATCTGGGTTGGTGCGTTGTCCTGGTAGTGAGGACTTACGGTACGGTTATGAGCGGCCTGTACCTGGGCTGTTCCCTGCCAGCGAAGGGGTTCTTCCTCTCCGTTGGTATGTTCATAATCGATGTAATGGATCAGGGTTTGTGTGTCGATACTGCTCCATTGTTGATCGTAACCTACCCGATTTCCTCTGGTTTCAACGATGACACGACCTTCATCGCCGTTGATATGGTAGTATTTTCTTCCGTCCCAATTGCCAGCAAAATAGGTGGCGGCGGGCTTGGCATGATAAACAGAGGATTTGGACCATTGGTTATCTCGTTCGTCCGACTGGTAGGTGTTATCGTTGGCATTGATGGTTTCCCGAAAACGGGTGAGTTCATAGGTTTCTGTTTTCTGATCGCCGCCATTTTCCCGAAGGGTTTTTTCCATGGTCACGTTGCGGGTCATGGTAATTTCTCCATCAGCGCTGGAAAGGTTCCGATAATTATAGGTCACCCTCCCACCTCTGTCTGAAATGGTTAGTTCGCCTTCCAGTAATACTGGTTGTCCGGTAATAAAAATCATTTCCCGATAGATGCGTGGATCCTGAACGCCGCCTTCAAAGCCGGGGGTCTGAAAGGACGGTTCCTCGGCAAAGGCGGTGAGGGGCGTTGCTAATAAAGCAACTATTAAAATAACCATTGTAAGGGCAAGTGATAAGTGCATAGGTGGCAGGTGATCAGTTAAAAACTTTTTAGAGCTTTTTATACTGGTTATACTGGTAAACGTTGGTTTCATCGGGAAACCTCCTTTGTTCTTAAGTGTACCTTTTGGTAAAGATTGCCGGTGTCATGATTTCAGGTTTTGAGTCACAGTGCTTCTTCATGGCGTTTTTTCTTCGCGTCCTTTGCGTTCTTCGCGGTTCATTGCTTTTGAATTTGCATTTATTTTTTGAACTTCCCTGTAACCTTTAACCTTTTCACTTATCCCCTGCTTTTCTATTGCTCAATGACAATAACATAGGCAGAATGGTCGTCTGAAGCGGTTCGATTTTGTATTACATAGGCTTGGGCACCGCTTCGGATACGGTACATTTCTTCCGCGGTTATGGGGTCATCGTTCAGAAGAATAACCGCTGTGTGGGTATCGAATTCCTGTCGGCTTCGGACTGGTTCCCACCGACGACTAAGGCCATTCCAGTTTCTCACATTGTTCAATGTCAGGCTATTATTATCCAGATCCACTGTATCGACCACTCCCATGGCGCTATGCTCTGTCGCCATGGTACCGCCTTCGTATTCCTGAGCCCGGGGAGCCAGGTTGATAGCCAGGGCTTCCCGATGGGTGCTGTTACCGGTATCGGTTTCTCTGATAAGGAAGTAAGCGGTTTTGTCGTAGTAGAAGCGGTCTTCAATCCGTTCCCGAAGTTGACGGTTTTCAATATCCTGTGGATCAATAAAGCGTGTGTCCAGGAAAACGCCAGGGTTGATGGCTTCTTCCAGCTCACTGTCATAAATCAAGGTGTCTTCACTGAAATTTGCTCTTCTGGCACTACGCAGGCTTTCCCACCGATTTTCTTCCAGTCGCAAATAGTCCAGTTGGTAGCCAATGCGTCCTAGCTCTACCTGGTAATCAAATAAATCTTGTAGCCGAGCCTGATAAATAACCAGTCTGGTGCCACCAGGCCGTGGATCCAGCATTCCCTGATCTGTGATGCTAATCATGGCTGCGTTCCGACCGACAGGACTCATATCCGCCAACATGTAAATGTTTTGATCTTTGTTCAGGTTCAGTCGATCCACCAGTCGATTATTTTGAATCACAATGGTTCCCGGGTGAAAGTTAAACCTATTGTAATCGACTTCCAATTCTTCTGTAGCAAATTCCAAGCCTTGAATTCGGCTGTCATAAGCTTGGGTGCTTCCGTTTTGGGTTTGCAGCTTAGCGATACGGGGTCTGCCATAACTTTCTTCCACGGCGGCGTAAACCTGCTGTCCTTTCATGCGGTCTAGTTGTGCCAATGTGACTTCACTGGCTCCTTCAAAGAGTTGTCCGTTATTGGTTTGATACCGCACTATCGAATCGGAGTGGGGTACCCACCGGTTTTCATCAAAACGCTGAATATCTCGAAGGAGGACTTCGCCGGCCCGATTGTCTACGGAATCTACGGTGGCACGAATCATATCTGTGATATGCCGTTCATCATCTTCTACCCGAATCGTAGCGATTTCAGGGCTGTAAATATCATCAAAAAGGAGCAGTACCCGATCACCGGTCTTAATCTGATGAACCGGGGCACGGCTTCCATCTCGCTGTATCTGCGTATTGCTGGTGATTTGGAAGGTTTCCCGTGTTCCCTGATTTTGAATTTCAATGCTGTTTTCGTCAAAAAACAGCACATCGCCTACTTTAAAACGACTCTCCGGTGGAATATAGCCATGTCGGTCCGGATCTTCTTCCACTGTTCCCTGAAGACTATTTACCGTATTCCCCAGGCGGGATATGGTTACTTCCAAACCATGAGGTAAGTCTTCAAAGGTGGCAAGACGTCCATTAATGGTCACTCCTGTTCCCAGTGGCACTTGGAGATGATGTTCACGGTCATTAAAATCTCTCACTTTTAAGGTGCGTGTATTCGGGTCAATGCTTTCAATAAAACCAGTAAGTACAGGGGAAGCTTCTCCCTCCGGACTAGTGGTGACGGTCATGTATTTCACATGATTTTCGTCGGTTGTATAGTAAGTAACAGGGTCGCCATCAAAAATCTGATCCGACAGATAGATCTGGCTTTTCCGACGTACTGGCAGGTCTTCCCGCTGGGTTAATTCCAAGAGGGATGATGTGTTATCCGGATGCTTTACGGTGACCTGACGAGTGCGGGCTTGTGGATTGTCGGGAGTTTCAATCATCCGAAGATCGCTTACTTTACCTTGTCGAGGGGTGATTCCTCTTTGAGGAAGCCAGTCGGCAGAGGATTTCATCATTAAGGCTGCCATTTGTGCCCGGCTCATTGATTCAGCGGGTGAAAAGGTGTTTTCACTGGTTCCACTGATATAGTTGGCCTGTAAAGCCGCTTCGATAAGGGGTCTTTTTTCTTCATCAATCTGACGTCGATCGTTAAATCGTGCCAGTTGTGGTGTCTGACTAGGTTCTGCCGGTTCCAGATTAAGAGTTCTTGCAAACCAGGCGGCTACTTGCTGACGCTGAGCTGGTCGGTTCCAGGCCTTGCGGGTTTCCATCTGATTACGCAAGGCGTTTTCGAGTTCTGTTAATTCTGGTGAGGTCAGTTCGCTGTACAGATATTCATCTACCGCTTTGTTGACCTCTTCGTCCAACTGATCTATCTCTTCATCAGAAAGTTCCAGAAGGTCAGCGGCTTCTTCTTCTGTCAAAATGTTTTCCTGCTGAGCCAGCTCTATCGCAGCTACCAGCTGACGGTCGGCTTCTGTTCCAACAGGAACGCCGGCTACTTCTACCGCATCCTGTTCTGCTACCGCTTCTTGAAACTCATCCTCCATTCCTCGAGCCTTCAGAAGCACCATCAATGCTTCACCCGCTGTAATGGAACGATTAGGGGCGAATTGTCGGTTTCCGGTGCCGCTCATGACGCCAAGACCAGTAATGTCCAGGATCGATGTTGCTGCCCAATGATCTCCAATATCTGTATAGTTCATATCCCTGACTTTCTGAACCGCACCGGGAAGTCCCCGGTAACTGTCTACGGAGGTAAAAGGCGTAGCGGCGGTGACTGGCAGGAGGCTGGTGAGAAGGATCGTGAAGATTAAGGCCAGGGGGAGGATTTTGGGGTGTTTTGCTATGATCCCCCTCTCCCTAACCTTCTCCCGCCAAGAGAGAGGGGTTTTTCCGTTATGTAGTATTTTAATTTGATTACTTTGTATGCTCATTTTCCGACTCCTTATTATAGTTTTTTTAGTTCTTGG
Above is a window of Tindallia californiensis DNA encoding:
- a CDS encoding S41 family peptidase produces the protein MKPLIRKLTLTLTLLLFFSVFAFSATESIPAQDHSIIREAILHNYVTPIEPKKLETITPENLENLLDENSYYLSAQQMKELVEGFQGAFEGVGIYIFRENGDVIVSETIPDSPAFEAGILARDRIVAVDGMPTAPLSLDQVVRRIKGPKGSTVVLGIRRSGQEEIIEFEITRQSIQVSSVDAQIIEEEIGYLEVRQFNEDTTRTTKKILEDFQEAGISKLVIDLRNNPGGLLNEGISFSRLLIPPGPITHVLYREGEITYSSFNDDLPYETAVVLVNEGTASAAEIFAAAFKERANGIIIGQPTYGKGSVQRLYPLPSGGGFKLTEAAYFSPFKRAIDGEGIYPDIDLQRFHPSIQLEDIKPLGGERRLSLQDEGEDVLAAQQRLQLLGYAIEDPEGIFGSSTQTAVANFQRSQGIFSYGVLDFSTQRRLNRAFQQWLIAPEQDLQLKTAVNYLKGQRSSHENAKPVKIN
- a CDS encoding S-layer homology domain-containing protein codes for the protein MKPTFTSITSIKSSKKFLTDHLPPMHLSLALTMVILIVALLATPLTAFAEEPSFQTPGFEGGVQDPRIYREMIFITGQPVLLEGELTISDRGGRVTYNYRNLSSADGEITMTRNVTMEKTLRENGGDQKTETYELTRFRETINANDNTYQSDERDNQWSKSSVYHAKPAATYFAGNWDGRKYYHINGDEGRVIVETRGNRVGYDQQWSSIDTQTLIHYIDYEHTNGEEEPLRWQGTAQVQAAHNRTVSPHYQDNAPTQISFRGAYRLTEQEENVLKVSYDLPRFSADGIPNRQRNLGTDSFTLDSNPTNEMLSIPQMRDTNGHGAEEPIRFLASLNAFPAQVETFGPDLPISRAEFARALTVATGHAEQKHEPERRPSFQRATREETLFADVGEEHPYRPYIESAYHNNLMAGVDQNRFDPDGTITRAEAVTILIKALGFQHLAPIQQYGTGYLDDAQIPLWARDAAYLAGELGLITDQSGYFQPQRQLTKADTAILLNDFIDYLRQDLRYDYRERILNF
- a CDS encoding S-layer homology domain-containing protein → MSIQSNQIKILHNGKTPLSWREKVRERGIIAKHPKILPLALIFTILLTSLLPVTAATPFTSVDSYRGLPGAVQKVRDMNYTDIGDHWAATSILDITGLGVMSGTGNRQFAPNRSITAGEALMVLLKARGMEDEFQEAVAEQDAVEVAGVPVGTEADRQLVAAIELAQQENILTEEEAADLLELSDEEIDQLDEEVNKAVDEYLYSELTSPELTELENALRNQMETRKAWNRPAQRQQVAAWFARTLNLEPAEPSQTPQLARFNDRRQIDEEKRPLIEAALQANYISGTSENTFSPAESMSRAQMAALMMKSSADWLPQRGITPRQGKVSDLRMIETPDNPQARTRQVTVKHPDNTSSLLELTQREDLPVRRKSQIYLSDQIFDGDPVTYYTTDENHVKYMTVTTSPEGEASPVLTGFIESIDPNTRTLKVRDFNDREHHLQVPLGTGVTINGRLATFEDLPHGLEVTISRLGNTVNSLQGTVEEDPDRHGYIPPESRFKVGDVLFFDENSIEIQNQGTRETFQITSNTQIQRDGSRAPVHQIKTGDRVLLLFDDIYSPEIATIRVEDDERHITDMIRATVDSVDNRAGEVLLRDIQRFDENRWVPHSDSIVRYQTNNGQLFEGASEVTLAQLDRMKGQQVYAAVEESYGRPRIAKLQTQNGSTQAYDSRIQGLEFATEELEVDYNRFNFHPGTIVIQNNRLVDRLNLNKDQNIYMLADMSPVGRNAAMISITDQGMLDPRPGGTRLVIYQARLQDLFDYQVELGRIGYQLDYLRLEENRWESLRSARRANFSEDTLIYDSELEEAINPGVFLDTRFIDPQDIENRQLRERIEDRFYYDKTAYFLIRETDTGNSTHREALAINLAPRAQEYEGGTMATEHSAMGVVDTVDLDNNSLTLNNVRNWNGLSRRWEPVRSRQEFDTHTAVILLNDDPITAEEMYRIRSGAQAYVIQNRTASDDHSAYVIVIEQ